TTCTCGTTCGAACGGCATTTCGGCGCGAAGGCCTGAGGCAGACGCCTGCGACCGCAGCGCGGGTCGATGCGGCACAGCCGTCAGAGCTTCGCCTTCGTCGACCGCGGCGTCGACAGGAGCAGGCTCGTTTCGCTGCCGGTAATACCGGGAACGAGACGAATCTTGCGCAGGACGGCATCGAACTCGGCAAGGCTCGAGGCGCTGAGTTCCACCAGGAGATCCCACCGGCCGTTCGTCGTATGAATTTGCGAAATCTCCGGGAAGCCGCCGAGCGTGCGGATGACGCGATCCGTCACATGACCCTCGATCTCGATCATCATGACGCCGCGGATGACGTCCTCGAGCGCATCGGCGCGCAGCATCACGGTATAGCCGAGGATGGTGCCGTCCTGCTCCATGCGCTCGATGCGCGCCCGGACCGTTGCCCGCGATGCGCCGGTTTCGAGGGCGAGGTCCGAAACGCTGCGGCGCCCGTTGCCGCGCAGCAGCGTCACGATCTTCTGGTCGAGGTCATCCATGCCAAATTGATCCCCAGGCTTGTCATTTTGGTCATTATGCCCTTCCGACATGCCAAAATTCAATATTCAATCTGCCACTGGAGGCCTCTAAAGTCGGGGAAACCAATCGGGAGTACACCATGGACTGCACGCTGATCGGCGCCCCCTTGCAAATCGGTGCGGGGCAGCTTGGCTGCGAAATGGGGCCGAGCGCCCTTCGCATCGCCGGCCTTCGCGCGGCGCTGGAAGAACTGGGCCACACGGTCAAGGACACCGGCAATCTCACCCCCCGTCCCTTCGACGAGATGCCGCACCCGAACAAGGCCGTCCATCATCTCGGCGAAACGGTCGCCTGGGTCGAGGCGCTGTCGGCAGCAGCCTATGAGCACAGCAAGACCGGCATGCCCATCTTCCTCGGCGGCGACCATGCCATCTCGGCCGGCACCGTCGCAGGCCTGTCGCGCCGGGCGGCCGAAAGCGGCCGGCCGCTCTTCGTGCTCTGGCTCGATGCCCATACCGACTTCCATACACTCGAAACGACCGTCAGCGGCAACCTGCACGGCACGCCGGTCGCCTACTATACCGGCCAGGCCGGCTTTGACGGCTATTTCCCGGCGCTCGCCCATCCCGTCGCCACGGAAAACGTCTGCATGATCGGCATTCGCAGCGTCGACACCGCCGAACAGGCCGCCATCCGCAAGACCGG
This genomic stretch from Roseateles sp. XES5 harbors:
- a CDS encoding Lrp/AsnC family transcriptional regulator, whose protein sequence is MDDLDQKIVTLLRGNGRRSVSDLALETGASRATVRARIERMEQDGTILGYTVMLRADALEDVIRGVMMIEIEGHVTDRVIRTLGGFPEISQIHTTNGRWDLLVELSASSLAEFDAVLRKIRLVPGITGSETSLLLSTPRSTKAKL
- the rocF gene encoding arginase, whose product is MDCTLIGAPLQIGAGQLGCEMGPSALRIAGLRAALEELGHTVKDTGNLTPRPFDEMPHPNKAVHHLGETVAWVEALSAAAYEHSKTGMPIFLGGDHAISAGTVAGLSRRAAESGRPLFVLWLDAHTDFHTLETTVSGNLHGTPVAYYTGQAGFDGYFPALAHPVATENVCMIGIRSVDTAEQAAIRKTGITVHDMRVIDEHGVAVLVRTFIERVRAANGLLHVSFDVDFLEPDIAPAVGTTVPGGATFREAHLIMEMLHDSNLVTSLDIVELNPFLDERGKTAKLLVDLVSSLMGKRVMDRPTVAG